In Archangium violaceum, the following are encoded in one genomic region:
- a CDS encoding response regulator transcription factor, protein MSSNTGPILVVEDDPPIAAGLVRGLKLAGFQVTLATDGQLALEAAERERPVLVVLDLNLPERDGFELLEAWRTRLRVPIIVLSARQELEARLRSFGLGAADYLAKPFWMEELVARIRTRLRLVDEGPRRVLRWDDITLDLDARVVSREGVGPLSFTRHELDVLLYLAERPGRSLTREQIGTQALPANEERDERTVDSHIARIRKKLGPAGGRLKTAWGIGYRFELSERTP, encoded by the coding sequence ATGAGCAGCAACACCGGTCCCATCCTGGTCGTGGAGGATGATCCCCCCATCGCCGCTGGCCTCGTGCGAGGGCTGAAGCTGGCGGGTTTCCAGGTGACGCTCGCGACGGACGGACAGCTCGCGCTCGAAGCGGCGGAGCGGGAGCGGCCCGTCCTGGTGGTGCTCGACCTCAACCTCCCGGAGCGGGATGGCTTCGAGCTGCTCGAGGCCTGGCGGACGCGGCTGCGCGTTCCCATCATCGTCCTCTCCGCGCGCCAGGAACTCGAGGCCCGGTTGCGCTCCTTTGGCCTGGGGGCCGCGGACTATCTCGCCAAGCCCTTCTGGATGGAGGAGCTGGTCGCTCGCATCCGGACGCGCCTGCGGCTCGTGGACGAGGGCCCGCGGCGCGTGCTGCGCTGGGACGACATCACCCTGGACCTCGATGCCCGGGTGGTGAGCCGCGAGGGCGTGGGCCCCCTCTCGTTCACGCGCCACGAGCTCGATGTGCTCCTCTACCTCGCCGAGCGCCCGGGCCGCTCCCTCACCCGGGAGCAGATCGGCACCCAGGCGCTGCCCGCCAACGAGGAGCGGGACGAGCGGACGGTGGACTCCCACATCGCGAGGATCCGCAAGAAGCTCGGACCGGCGGGAGGGCGTCTCAAGACGGCCTGGGGTATCGGCTACCGCTTCGAGTTGTCGGAGCGCACACCGTGA
- a CDS encoding sensor histidine kinase yields METTGIRWLGCITGIGLLLCCAFGGAHAAEPARFIKDFHHTSWTLKDGAPAGIWAMAQTEDGWLWLGTSAGLWRFDGVVFERYDLLPEGSTASHSVSALFASRSGGLWVSYSYGGASVLEDGVVTHHGSENGLPQGLPIEGFEEDGDGRIWAMTSKGPYVLEQGVWQLADARWGFARPGDAVLARDRTDTLWASTDDGVYVLRTGARRFERVETDAQPGSYLYLTNDGTLWKYDEKGLSPLQGPDVPSRSATVSTTSQHSTSLLFDREGALWTVACSVALCRTETPYALDLPFHRQALSRDMFSALDGLSSDFSMTLLEDQEGDIWVGTKLGLDRFRRNDVTTVRFPELLVYFALLPGEAGAMWVGTAADGSPTDRLWRLDPHPSPVPGFSAEVTAAYHDTDGSLLLGGRQGAWRFADGKFTPLPIPKKEEGNKVQAITRDGAGRLWMSFRASTVYRLDDDTWTPRGGIANLPELHPTRAVTDEQGRVWLGYGQNRLAIVDGPRAQVFSEADGLRTGTVSEILPGPDTLVGGELGMAAFDGRRFRPLAATRPDVLTGVTGLLRTRDGTLWVNGNAGAVRISANDLRRALAEPDFRMPFELFDMLDGMPGAAQQVRPLPTLVEGTDGKLWFAATNGLAWIDPERIHRNPRPPSVVIRSIIAGDQRHAPRADLRLPPGTRGLKIDYSALSLAVPERVAFRYRLEGVDDGWQDPGTRREAIYTNLGPGHYRFQVIAANDDGVWNEQGASLAFEIEPTFFETRWFLALCALAASGLLWLLYVLRLRQMTRRVRQRLEERHAERERIARELHDTLLQGFQGLMLHFQSVAARLPQGELRDGVDRALDRAEDVLIEGRDRVRELRASSGDMPDLADAFTAIASELGGNHAPAFRVLVEGTSRALDPLVADELYRIGREALFNAFQHAEASEIEAGLSYGVDELRLRFRDNGRGIDSSLLRAGGRAGHWGLRGMRERAEKIGARLDILSGVGRGTEVVLSLSASRAYIPRAGDRWRRWIRRAFKTP; encoded by the coding sequence GTGGAGACCACGGGTATCAGGTGGCTGGGATGCATCACGGGCATCGGCTTGCTGCTGTGCTGCGCGTTCGGCGGTGCACACGCGGCGGAGCCGGCCCGCTTCATCAAGGATTTCCATCATACCTCGTGGACGCTCAAGGACGGCGCGCCCGCGGGTATCTGGGCCATGGCGCAGACCGAGGACGGTTGGCTCTGGCTGGGTACGTCCGCGGGGCTCTGGCGCTTCGACGGAGTCGTTTTCGAGCGATACGACCTGCTGCCGGAGGGAAGCACGGCGTCGCACTCGGTCAGCGCGCTGTTCGCCTCACGGTCGGGTGGGTTGTGGGTGAGCTACAGCTACGGCGGCGCCAGCGTCCTCGAGGACGGCGTGGTGACCCACCATGGCTCCGAGAACGGCCTTCCCCAGGGCTTGCCGATCGAGGGCTTCGAGGAGGATGGCGACGGGCGTATCTGGGCGATGACGAGCAAAGGTCCCTACGTCCTCGAGCAGGGCGTCTGGCAGCTGGCCGACGCGCGGTGGGGTTTCGCGAGACCTGGCGACGCCGTGCTCGCTCGAGACCGGACGGACACCCTGTGGGCCTCCACCGACGACGGCGTCTATGTGCTTCGCACCGGTGCGCGGCGCTTCGAACGCGTCGAAACCGACGCGCAGCCGGGCTCCTACTTGTATCTCACGAACGACGGGACTCTTTGGAAGTACGACGAGAAGGGACTCAGCCCGCTTCAGGGTCCCGACGTGCCGTCGCGGTCGGCCACAGTCTCCACCACGTCACAGCACTCGACCTCGCTGCTCTTCGACCGCGAGGGAGCCTTATGGACGGTCGCTTGTTCCGTCGCCCTCTGTCGTACCGAGACCCCCTACGCCCTCGACCTGCCCTTCCACCGTCAGGCTCTCTCCAGGGACATGTTCTCGGCGCTGGACGGTCTGTCGTCCGATTTCTCGATGACCCTGCTGGAGGATCAAGAAGGCGACATCTGGGTGGGGACGAAACTCGGGCTCGACCGTTTCCGGCGCAACGACGTCACGACCGTCCGCTTTCCCGAGCTGCTGGTGTACTTCGCGCTGCTGCCCGGTGAAGCCGGTGCGATGTGGGTCGGGACCGCGGCCGATGGTAGCCCCACCGATCGCCTGTGGCGGCTGGATCCGCATCCCAGCCCCGTGCCCGGCTTCTCCGCCGAAGTGACGGCGGCCTACCACGATACCGACGGCAGCCTGCTTCTGGGCGGCCGGCAAGGCGCGTGGCGCTTCGCCGACGGGAAATTCACACCCCTGCCCATTCCGAAGAAGGAAGAGGGCAACAAGGTGCAGGCCATCACGCGCGACGGTGCCGGGCGGCTGTGGATGTCCTTTCGTGCGTCGACTGTCTACAGGCTGGACGACGATACGTGGACACCCCGTGGTGGAATCGCCAACCTGCCGGAGCTGCATCCCACCCGCGCCGTGACGGACGAGCAGGGGCGCGTGTGGTTGGGGTACGGCCAGAACAGGCTGGCCATCGTGGATGGCCCCAGGGCGCAGGTGTTCTCCGAGGCCGACGGATTGAGGACAGGGACCGTCAGCGAAATCCTCCCGGGCCCGGACACGCTCGTGGGCGGTGAGCTGGGAATGGCCGCCTTCGATGGTCGACGTTTCCGTCCGCTCGCCGCCACGCGACCGGACGTGCTCACCGGTGTCACGGGCCTGCTGCGGACGCGAGATGGGACGCTCTGGGTGAACGGCAACGCGGGCGCCGTGCGTATCTCGGCGAACGACCTGCGCCGGGCGCTCGCCGAGCCGGACTTCCGGATGCCCTTCGAGCTCTTCGACATGCTGGACGGCATGCCGGGAGCCGCGCAGCAGGTCCGGCCCCTGCCGACGCTGGTCGAGGGCACGGACGGGAAACTCTGGTTCGCCGCGACGAACGGACTCGCGTGGATCGATCCGGAACGCATCCACCGCAATCCCCGGCCACCGTCCGTCGTGATTCGTTCCATCATCGCTGGCGACCAGCGCCATGCGCCACGGGCTGACCTCCGGCTGCCGCCGGGCACGCGCGGCCTGAAGATCGACTACAGCGCGCTCAGCCTCGCCGTGCCCGAGCGTGTCGCCTTCCGTTACCGCCTCGAGGGCGTGGACGACGGCTGGCAGGACCCGGGAACACGGCGCGAGGCCATCTATACGAACCTCGGGCCGGGCCACTACCGCTTCCAGGTCATCGCCGCCAACGACGATGGCGTGTGGAACGAGCAGGGCGCATCACTCGCGTTCGAGATCGAGCCGACGTTCTTCGAGACCCGCTGGTTCCTGGCGCTCTGTGCGCTCGCCGCCTCGGGCCTGTTGTGGCTGCTGTACGTCCTCCGCTTGCGGCAGATGACGAGGCGCGTGCGCCAGCGCCTGGAGGAACGCCATGCCGAGCGCGAGCGGATCGCCCGCGAGCTTCACGACACGCTGTTGCAGGGCTTCCAGGGATTGATGCTGCACTTCCAGTCCGTCGCCGCGCGCCTGCCACAGGGCGAGCTCCGAGACGGTGTGGATCGGGCACTCGACCGCGCGGAAGACGTGCTCATCGAGGGGCGCGATCGGGTGCGGGAGCTGCGCGCGTCGAGCGGCGACATGCCGGACCTCGCCGACGCGTTCACGGCGATCGCGAGCGAGCTCGGCGGAAACCACGCTCCGGCCTTTCGCGTCCTCGTCGAGGGAACGTCACGCGCGTTGGATCCGCTCGTCGCCGACGAGCTCTACCGCATCGGCCGAGAGGCGCTCTTCAATGCCTTCCAGCACGCGGAAGCGAGCGAGATCGAAGCAGGGCTTTCGTACGGCGTGGACGAGCTGCGCCTGCGCTTCCGCGACAATGGGAGAGGGATCGATTCGTCGCTCCTCCGCGCTGGTGGCCGAGCCGGTCACTGGGGACTTCGCGGCATGCGCGAGCGGGCGGAGAAGATCGGGGCACGCCTGGACATCCTGAGCGGCGTCGGAAGGGGTACCGAAGTGGTCCTCTCCCTCTCCGCCAGCCGGGCCTACATCCCGCGTGCCGGGGACAGATGGCGGCGCTGGATACGTCGAGCGTTCAAGACTCCATGA
- a CDS encoding HAMP domain-containing sensor histidine kinase, which translates to MRLVQRLLISHALLTAVLLGAAAFAVVALVRMTSLLTEIREEHLGKVQEEEAVHQATWGIEVAARHAILRCERDPAVGPAIADSMKAPLHQLETLLARHGEAIQPSIRNTAEHYRDYARYVIEENTCARLFDPAMREKRLSWDENLTDAWIAIVHSLHKVVLQREAEAYGIGATAISVGLVFGVLAVFAAWGVARWMARGVTQPLELLSRQAQQVGQGNSKSIAQVGGPIEVQELAAELQRTHARLAEIDQLKDAFVASVSHDLRTPLTRLRAALGLLADGTIGPLNEQQRRVVELARSACEREIRVVSALLDMSRVKSGKVLRREAGCLLDDVLLRAMEDMRSEAEAAGVRLELEKEGALSPASLDAALIERAVANLLGNAIRVSSRGKRVRIVRTITQEGPPGHAASGTCWARVVVRDEGPGVRPEVRNRLFEHFFTSPVGNSTSPGIGLGLPLAREMMRAHGGEVVLLDEPGPGAAFAVWIPLDRPTSPRYSSEAIPAAPPPDRSLA; encoded by the coding sequence ATGCGACTCGTCCAACGACTGCTCATCTCCCACGCGCTGCTCACCGCCGTGCTTCTCGGTGCCGCCGCGTTCGCCGTGGTGGCCCTGGTCCGCATGACGAGCCTCCTCACGGAGATCCGGGAGGAGCATCTGGGAAAGGTGCAGGAGGAGGAAGCCGTCCACCAGGCCACCTGGGGCATCGAGGTCGCCGCCCGGCATGCCATCCTGAGGTGTGAGCGCGACCCGGCCGTCGGACCGGCGATCGCGGACTCCATGAAGGCGCCACTGCACCAGTTGGAAACGCTGCTGGCCAGGCACGGGGAAGCCATCCAGCCGAGCATCCGGAACACGGCGGAGCACTACCGCGACTATGCACGGTATGTGATCGAGGAGAACACCTGCGCGCGCCTGTTCGATCCCGCGATGCGTGAGAAGCGGCTCTCCTGGGACGAGAACCTCACGGATGCATGGATCGCCATCGTGCACTCCCTGCACAAGGTGGTGCTTCAGCGGGAGGCCGAGGCCTATGGCATCGGTGCCACCGCGATCAGCGTGGGGTTGGTGTTCGGAGTCCTGGCGGTGTTCGCCGCGTGGGGCGTGGCACGCTGGATGGCGAGAGGGGTGACCCAGCCATTGGAGTTGCTCTCCAGGCAGGCCCAGCAGGTGGGACAGGGGAACTCCAAATCCATCGCGCAGGTAGGGGGACCGATCGAGGTGCAGGAGCTGGCCGCCGAGCTGCAGCGGACACACGCACGCCTGGCGGAGATCGATCAGCTCAAGGACGCCTTCGTGGCCTCCGTATCGCACGATCTCCGCACTCCGCTCACACGGCTCCGGGCCGCGCTCGGGCTGCTGGCGGACGGCACCATCGGTCCACTCAACGAGCAGCAGCGGCGGGTGGTGGAGCTGGCCCGCAGTGCCTGCGAACGGGAGATCCGCGTGGTGTCCGCGCTGCTCGACATGTCCCGCGTGAAGTCCGGAAAGGTCTTGAGGCGCGAGGCGGGCTGCCTGCTGGATGACGTGCTCCTGCGAGCAATGGAGGACATGCGGAGCGAGGCCGAAGCGGCCGGAGTCCGGTTGGAGTTGGAGAAGGAGGGAGCGCTGTCCCCCGCCTCGCTCGACGCCGCCCTCATCGAGCGCGCGGTGGCCAACCTCCTGGGCAACGCCATCCGCGTCTCCTCACGGGGAAAGCGGGTGCGGATCGTGCGCACCATCACCCAGGAGGGGCCCCCGGGTCACGCCGCGTCCGGCACCTGCTGGGCCCGGGTGGTGGTGCGCGACGAGGGCCCGGGAGTCCGGCCCGAGGTTCGCAACCGTCTCTTCGAACACTTCTTCACCTCTCCGGTGGGCAACAGCACTTCTCCGGGGATAGGCCTCGGCCTGCCGCTGGCGCGCGAGATGATGCGTGCGCATGGAGGCGAGGTGGTGCTCCTCGACGAGCCGGGCCCGGGAGCGGCCTTCGCCGTCTGGATACCGCTCGATCGTCCCACTTCACCCCGCTACTCTTCCGAGGCCATTCCCGCTGCGCCGCCCCCCGACCGGAGCCTTGCATGA
- a CDS encoding sigma-54-dependent transcriptional regulator: MSPTPQPPSSPANRVLVVDDDLELCELIALRLEAHGMRVASVPTGQEALARVERDEVDAMVLDLQLGDADGLEVLAQARERHPGLPVVILTAHGTIETAVEAMSRGAYGFLTKPFQDHELLQKLVHALERTTLQREVDDLRRIVAGVPRERLLGNSPAITQVRAHIARVAPSDATVLVLGESGTGKELAARLLHGLSRRAHGPFVAVNCGALPPELLESELFGHVKGAFTGATQSREGLFGAARGGTLFLDEVGEAPPSVQVKLLRVLQERRYTRVGSSTEEEADVRVVAATNRDLREEVEVRRFREDLYYRLCVVPLTMPPLRERPEDIPLLAQLFLERAAAHNGMRVPHLSADALQLLRSYTWPGNVRELLNVMEAAVLLAASEELRAEHLAHLVQSPPRSEPPSMEESAPGAQLPRPPGADAPLPTLREARDAFERGYLVEALRRSGGNVSAAARMAGRNRTDFYELLRRHGLSVADFKDTSTGR; this comes from the coding sequence ATGAGCCCCACTCCCCAGCCTCCGTCCTCCCCCGCCAATCGCGTGCTGGTGGTGGATGACGACCTCGAACTGTGTGAGCTCATCGCCCTGCGCCTGGAGGCCCATGGGATGCGGGTGGCGAGCGTCCCCACGGGACAGGAGGCACTCGCGCGGGTGGAGCGCGACGAGGTCGACGCGATGGTGCTCGACCTCCAGCTGGGAGACGCGGATGGCCTGGAGGTGCTCGCCCAGGCACGGGAGCGCCACCCGGGGCTGCCGGTGGTCATCCTCACCGCGCATGGCACCATCGAGACCGCGGTGGAGGCCATGAGCCGGGGCGCCTATGGCTTCCTCACCAAGCCGTTCCAGGACCACGAGCTGTTGCAGAAGCTGGTGCACGCGCTCGAGCGCACGACCCTGCAACGCGAGGTGGACGACCTGCGCCGCATCGTGGCCGGCGTTCCACGCGAGCGGCTGCTCGGTAACAGTCCGGCCATCACCCAGGTGCGTGCGCACATCGCCCGGGTGGCCCCCTCGGATGCCACGGTGCTGGTGCTCGGCGAGTCGGGCACGGGCAAGGAGCTCGCCGCGCGGTTGCTGCACGGGCTCTCCCGCCGTGCACACGGGCCCTTCGTCGCGGTGAACTGCGGGGCATTGCCTCCAGAGCTGTTGGAGAGCGAGCTGTTCGGCCATGTGAAGGGGGCCTTCACCGGCGCCACCCAGTCGCGCGAGGGGCTCTTCGGGGCCGCGCGTGGCGGGACGCTCTTCCTCGACGAGGTGGGCGAGGCACCTCCCAGCGTGCAGGTGAAGCTGCTGAGGGTGTTGCAGGAGCGGCGCTACACCCGGGTGGGTTCGAGCACCGAGGAGGAGGCGGACGTGCGGGTGGTGGCGGCCACCAACCGGGATCTCCGCGAGGAGGTGGAGGTGCGCCGCTTCCGTGAGGATCTCTACTACCGGCTGTGCGTGGTGCCGCTCACCATGCCGCCGTTGCGCGAGCGCCCGGAGGACATTCCGCTGCTGGCCCAGCTCTTCCTCGAGCGGGCCGCGGCGCACAACGGGATGAGGGTGCCACACCTGAGCGCGGATGCCCTCCAGCTGCTGCGGAGCTACACGTGGCCGGGCAACGTGCGCGAGTTGCTCAACGTGATGGAGGCCGCGGTGCTGCTGGCGGCCTCCGAGGAGCTGCGGGCGGAGCATCTGGCCCACCTCGTGCAGTCGCCCCCTCGCTCCGAGCCCCCTTCGATGGAGGAGAGCGCACCGGGCGCCCAGCTCCCCAGACCGCCAGGGGCCGACGCCCCGCTGCCGACCCTCCGCGAGGCGCGTGACGCCTTCGAGCGCGGCTATCTGGTCGAGGCCCTGCGCCGCAGCGGAGGGAACGTGAGCGCCGCGGCACGCATGGCCGGGCGCAACCGCACCGACTTCTACGAGTTGCTGCGCCGGCACGGTCTGTCGGTCGCGGACTTCAAGGACACGAGCACCGGGCGCTGA
- a CDS encoding sensor histidine kinase codes for MRLWRGLGPRILVAAAVMGLLGTLGASYQAFLAGGTLAIRISSRTFSEAILREHGEACRSSPEGWSFRMPDGVVLEAFDVAGTSGRRPSPELLERMREGEEQPVTFYFPLFDRSAVWGGATLFRVGEGGPCSLIECRWPLFNERYREGRWMFLAAVLSSSLMAALCTLVVIAPLLRRFRRLHQAAGGIGGTAYASAGDEAPDELGELSRVLDATHGRVLADAARIEAQKHALERHLADVAHDLKTPIASLQLALELASAAPSEAVPELLVQGLEDTVYLTALVENLRLACQLGEGVDPLAGEPRVELGQTLERVVRRLGLLARRRELSLEAARPDEDVWVRCNPTMMEQAIVNLVHNALTHGNKEGHVVIVLEPEGAERFRLTVLDDGPGLSPAELEHLGERSFRSADARRRDPRGSGLGVAIVRELCRRVGFGLTFSANEPHGLKVVIEGARAEPPAEALVLPRTPGDRG; via the coding sequence GTGAGGCTCTGGAGGGGCCTGGGCCCGCGCATCCTCGTCGCCGCGGCCGTGATGGGGTTGCTCGGGACGCTCGGCGCCTCGTACCAGGCTTTCCTAGCGGGCGGAACGCTCGCCATCCGCATCAGCTCGCGGACCTTCAGCGAGGCCATTCTGAGGGAACACGGCGAGGCCTGCCGCTCCTCACCGGAGGGCTGGTCCTTCCGGATGCCCGATGGCGTGGTGCTGGAGGCCTTCGACGTCGCGGGCACTTCGGGCAGGCGCCCATCGCCCGAGCTCCTCGAACGCATGCGCGAGGGAGAGGAGCAGCCCGTCACCTTCTACTTCCCGCTCTTCGACAGGAGCGCCGTGTGGGGTGGGGCCACGCTGTTCCGGGTGGGGGAGGGCGGACCCTGTAGCCTCATCGAGTGCCGGTGGCCTCTCTTCAACGAGCGTTACAGGGAGGGCCGGTGGATGTTCCTGGCCGCCGTGCTCAGCTCGTCCCTCATGGCGGCGCTGTGTACCTTGGTCGTCATCGCCCCGCTGCTGCGGCGGTTCCGCCGGCTGCACCAGGCGGCGGGCGGCATCGGCGGCACGGCCTATGCGTCGGCGGGGGACGAGGCTCCCGACGAGCTGGGCGAGCTGTCCCGGGTGCTCGACGCCACCCATGGCCGTGTGCTGGCGGACGCGGCCCGCATCGAGGCCCAGAAGCACGCGCTGGAGCGGCATCTGGCGGACGTGGCGCATGACCTGAAGACGCCCATCGCCTCGCTGCAGCTGGCGCTCGAGCTCGCGTCGGCGGCTCCCTCCGAGGCGGTCCCCGAGCTGCTGGTACAGGGCCTCGAGGACACCGTCTACCTGACGGCGCTCGTGGAGAACCTCCGCCTGGCGTGCCAGCTGGGCGAGGGAGTGGATCCGCTGGCGGGGGAGCCGCGGGTCGAGCTCGGACAGACGCTCGAGCGCGTCGTGCGGAGGCTCGGCTTGCTGGCGCGGCGCAGGGAGCTGTCCCTGGAGGCCGCGCGGCCGGACGAGGACGTCTGGGTGCGCTGCAACCCGACGATGATGGAGCAGGCCATCGTCAACCTGGTGCACAACGCCCTCACGCATGGGAACAAGGAGGGCCACGTGGTCATCGTGCTCGAGCCCGAGGGGGCCGAGCGCTTCCGGCTGACCGTGCTCGACGATGGCCCGGGGCTGTCGCCGGCCGAGCTGGAGCACCTCGGGGAGCGCTCGTTCCGCTCGGCGGACGCGCGGCGGAGGGATCCGCGCGGGAGCGGGCTCGGAGTGGCCATCGTCCGCGAGCTGTGCCGGCGCGTGGGGTTCGGGCTCACGTTCAGCGCCAACGAACCCCATGGTCTGAAGGTGGTCATCGAAGGCGCGCGGGCCGAGCCCCCCGCGGAAGCTCTCGTGCTTCCGCGGACACCGGGAGACCGGGGTTAG
- a CDS encoding aldehyde dehydrogenase family protein, translating into MTLLTVDNPYTGDVACSVKLADEAAIDTVLEQARSAARAARATPLSERKAWCERMVAAMEARADAIATDISRMMGKPLSQARGEIRGMAERARYMISIADASLADIVLPPKQGFERRIVKEPLGVVLDLPAWNYPLLTAVNVVVPAVLAGNAVVVKHSPRSPLCGEHFARAFSEAGAPPHLVQALHCDHPTSERLVGDRRVDHVVFTGSVYGGQRLVQAAATRFLHMGLELGGNDPAYVAADCDFDKTVENVVDGAMYNAGQSCCAVERVYVHRSLYKRFTEACEALVRGYVLGDPMNDKTSLGPIAQPNHPAELERLVDDARGKGARVVVGGKRTQVDGRGRFFEATLVADLNPSMRLMQQESFGPILPLSPVDSDEEALELMNRSELGLTASVWTKDRERAARFATRLECGTVYMNRCDSVDPALPWIGVKNSGRGHSLSALGFDQLTRPKSIHFRLSF; encoded by the coding sequence ATGACCCTGCTGACTGTTGACAATCCATACACCGGAGACGTCGCCTGCTCCGTCAAGCTCGCGGATGAGGCGGCCATCGATACCGTCCTCGAGCAGGCCCGGTCCGCCGCCAGGGCCGCGCGCGCCACCCCGCTCTCCGAGCGCAAGGCCTGGTGCGAGCGCATGGTCGCCGCCATGGAGGCCCGCGCGGACGCCATCGCCACCGACATTTCCCGGATGATGGGCAAGCCCCTGAGCCAGGCCAGGGGGGAGATCCGTGGCATGGCCGAGCGCGCCCGTTACATGATCTCCATCGCCGACGCCTCGCTGGCGGACATCGTGCTGCCGCCCAAGCAGGGGTTCGAGCGCCGGATCGTCAAGGAGCCGCTGGGCGTGGTGTTGGATCTCCCGGCGTGGAACTACCCGCTGCTCACCGCGGTGAACGTGGTGGTACCGGCGGTGCTGGCGGGCAACGCGGTGGTGGTGAAGCACTCGCCCCGCTCGCCGCTGTGCGGAGAGCACTTCGCCCGCGCCTTCTCCGAGGCCGGAGCGCCCCCCCACCTCGTCCAGGCGCTGCACTGCGACCACCCCACGAGCGAGCGCCTGGTGGGAGACCGCCGGGTGGACCACGTGGTGTTCACCGGCTCGGTGTATGGCGGCCAGCGGCTCGTGCAGGCGGCGGCCACGCGCTTCCTCCACATGGGCCTGGAGCTGGGGGGCAATGACCCGGCCTACGTGGCGGCGGACTGTGACTTCGACAAGACCGTGGAGAACGTCGTGGACGGCGCCATGTACAACGCGGGCCAGAGCTGCTGCGCGGTGGAGCGCGTCTACGTGCACCGCTCGCTCTACAAGCGCTTCACCGAGGCCTGCGAGGCGCTGGTGCGCGGGTACGTGCTCGGCGATCCGATGAATGACAAGACGAGCCTGGGCCCCATCGCCCAGCCCAACCACCCGGCCGAGCTGGAGCGGCTGGTGGACGACGCCCGGGGCAAGGGAGCCCGCGTGGTGGTGGGCGGCAAGCGGACCCAGGTGGACGGCCGGGGCCGCTTCTTCGAGGCCACGCTCGTGGCCGACCTGAACCCCTCCATGCGGCTGATGCAGCAGGAGTCCTTCGGGCCCATCCTGCCCCTGTCCCCGGTGGACTCGGACGAGGAGGCGCTGGAGTTGATGAACCGCTCCGAGCTGGGCCTGACGGCGAGCGTGTGGACGAAGGACCGCGAGCGCGCGGCCCGCTTCGCTACCCGGCTCGAGTGCGGCACCGTGTACATGAACCGCTGCGACTCGGTGGATCCGGCGCTGCCGTGGATTGGCGTGAAGAACTCGGGCCGTGGACACAGCCTGAGCGCGCTGGGCTTCGACCAGCTCACCCGGCCGAAATCCATCCACTTCCGGCTGTCGTTCTAA